One genomic segment of Sminthopsis crassicaudata isolate SCR6 chromosome 4, ASM4859323v1, whole genome shotgun sequence includes these proteins:
- the SOX9 gene encoding transcription factor SOX-9: MNLLDPFMKMTDEQEKGLSGAPSPTMSEDSAGSPCPSGSGSDTENTRPQENTFPKGDSDLKKESEEDKFPVCIREAVSQVLKGYDWTLVPMPVRVNGSSKNKPHVKRPMNAFMVWAQAARRKLADQYPHLHNAELSKTLGKLWRLLNESEKRPFVEEAERLRVQHKKDHPDYKYQPRRRKSVKNGQAEQEEGTEQTHISPNAIFKALQADSPHSSSGMSEVHSPGEHSGQSQGPPTPPTTPKTDVQAGKADLKREGRPLQEGGRQPPIDFRDVDIGELSSDVISNIETFDVNEFDQYLPPNGHPGVPVTHGQPGQVTYTGSYGISSTSAPPSSWMSKQQQPQQPPPPQQPPPPPQPPQAQQQPTPQQQQQQSAQQPQAPSQPHTLTPLSSEQGQSQRTHIKTEQLSPSHYSEQQQHSPQQIPYNPFSLPHYSPSYPTITRSQYDYTDHQNSNSYYSHAAGQSSSLYSTFTYMNPAQRPMYTPIADTTGVPSIPQTHSPQHWEQPVYTQLTRP; the protein is encoded by the exons ATGAATCTCCTCGACCCCTTCATGAAGATGACCGACGAGCAGGAGAAGGGCCTGTCCGGAGCCCCCAGCCCCACTATGTCGGAGGACTCAGCGGGCTCGCCCTGCCCCTCGGGCTCGGGTTCGGACACAGAGAACACCCGGCCCCAGGAGAACACTTTCCCCAAGGGCGATTCCGACCTGAAAAAGGAGAGCGAGGAGGACAAGTTCCCCGTGTGCATCCGGGAGGCAGTTAGCCAAGTGCTCAAAGGCTACGACTGGACCCTGGTGCCCATGCCCGTACGAGTCAATGGCTCTAGCAAGAACAAGCCACATGTCAAGCGGCCCATGAACGCCTTCATGGTGTGGGCGCAAGCAGCTCGAAGGAAGCTTGCCGACCAGTACCCGCACCTGCACAACGCCGAGCTCAGCAAGACTCTGGGCAAGCTCTGGAG GCTGTTAAATGAGAGTGAGAAACGGCCTTTTGTGGAAGAGGCAGAGCGATTGAGGGTTCAGCACAAGAAGGACCACCCAGACTACAAGTACCAGCCTCGGAGGAGGAAGTCAGTCAAAAATGGACAGGCAGAGCAGGAGGAAGGTACCGAGCAGACACACATCTCACCCAATGCCATCTTCAAGGCGCTGCAGGCTGACTCTCCGCACTCTTCTTCTGGCATGAGTGAAGTGCACTCCCCTGGGGAGCATTCTG GACAGTCTCAGGGCCCACCTACCCCACCTACCACTCCCAAAACTGATGTGCAGGCAGGCAAGGCTGACCTGAAGAGAGAGGGACGCCCCCTGCAGGAAGGGGGAAGACAGCCCCCTATCGATTTCCGAGATGTGGACATAGGGGAACTGAGTAGTGATGTCATCTCTAACATCGAGACCTTTGACGTTAATGAATTTGATCAATATCTCCCACCTAATGGCCACCCAGGAGTCCCAGTTACTCATGGCCAGCCTGGTCAGGTTACTTACACGGGGAGCTATGGCATCAGCAGTACCTCTGCCCCCCCATCTTCGTGGATGTCTAAACAGCAGCAGCCTCAGCAGCCCCCACCTCCTCAACAGCCTCCACCACCACCTCAGCCTCCTCAGGCCCAGCAACAGCCGACAccacaacagcagcagcagcaatcaGCCCAGCAGCCACAAGCACCATCTCAGCCCCATACCCTCACTCCTCTGAGCAGTGAGCAGGGCCAGTCGCAGAGAACACACATCAAGACAGAGCAGCTCAGCCCCAGCCATTACAGTGAACAGCAGCAACATTCCCCGCAGCAGATCCCCTACAATCCCTTCAGCCTGCCCCATTACAGCCCCTCTTACCCTACCATCACTCGCTCCCAGTATGATTACACAGACCACCAGAACTCCAACTCCTACTATAGCCACGCTGCAGGCCAGAGCTCCAGCCTCTACTCCACGTTCACCTACATGAACCCTGCCCAGCGACCCATGTACACCCCCATCGCTGACACAACTGGAGTCCCTTCCATTCCCCAGACCCACAGCCCACAACACTGGGAACAACCAGTCTACACGCAGCTCACCAGACCatga